From the Saccharomonospora marina XMU15 genome, the window TGGTGGTCGTGTCGTTGCCCGCCGACGCCGCCGAGACTGTTTCACTAGACCGTCTCGCGCTGCTAGCGGCGGACCGGCTGCGGCAGGGCGGCATCTTCGCGGTGTACACACACAGTGACTGGAGCGAAGGCCGGTTGGTCGACCCAACTGGCGCGATCGTTGCCGCCTGCCAGCACGCGGACCTGCTCTACCTTCAGCACATCGTCACCCTGCACACCCCGATACGAGACGGTCGTCTGCACGCCACGCCGAACGCGGCAGTAGCTGCCGACTACGACCGCACCTGCCATCGCGCGACCGCACGCGGACTGCCCACACCACACCTACGCGTGCATGGCGATGTCCTTGTCTTCGCGCAGCCTGTCGACTCCCGTACAGCGCCGCCCGGGACCGGTTCGGCCGTCGCAACGCACGAGCGCGCGCCCCGATCGCCAGGCAGCCGGTAACCCCACAACTAACCCATTCACTTCAGCACTTGCCGGCCGCCCTGTACTCGAAAGGCGTCGTACTTATGTCCCACCAGCACTTGCCGACCTCCACCAACACCGCCGGTACCGGCAGTGTCGTCGAACACGGTGACGAACCAACCATGCCCATTGCCAGTGCACTCATAGACACACTGGACGCCGCTGCCGATCCCACCACGGCAGCGGCCCAAACACCGACCGAAGGCGACCCGCCGGGCGCGACCGGTGCCACCGACACCTGCGAGCTGCCACTGTCGGTGTGGGCAACCGCGCAAGCCTCTCCGGCCGGGCAGCGCAAGGGCCGCTACGTGGCCGACTCGACCGCGCACCCGGCGAAGATGCTCCCCGCCGTTGCGGCGCACGCCATCCACCAGTACACGCGTCCTGGAGAGCTGGTGTTCGACCCGATGGCAGGGTCAGGCACCACGCTGGTGGAGGCGATTGACGCCGGGCGCCGCGCGATCGGCGTCGAGTACGAACCGCACTGGGTCGGCATCGCGCGCGCCAACCTTGATTTGGCCCGGCAACGAGGTCACGACCACGACGCGGAGGTTGTGCACGGCGACGCTCGCCAACTGCCATTCCTACTGCCCGAGAAGTACCGGGGACAGGTCGCGCTGGTGGTGACCTCTCCCCCGTACGGGCCGTCCACCCACGGGCAGGTCGTCACCGCCGCGACCGACTCACCGGACGGGAAGGTACACAAGTTCCATCACCGCTACGGCTCCGCACTCGACCGGGGCAATCTGGCCAACGTCGGCCACCACCGACTCCTCGCTGGTTTCACCCGCATCCTCGCCGGCTGCGCGGCCGTACTGCGCCCGGGCGGGCACGTCGCGATCACCGTGCGACCGTGGCGCGAGCACTCCGAACTGATCGACCTGCCCTCGCAGATCGTCGCCTGCGCCCGGGCAGCCGGGCTGGTACCGGTCGAGCGTTGCGTGGCGCTACTGGCCCGGGTTGCCGACCGCCAGCTGGTTGCCCGCGGCAGCTTCTTCCAACGGGACTTCATCCGCAAACAGCGCGAGCAAGGATTGCCGCTTCACCTCATCGCGCACGAGGACGTGGTCGTGCTCCGCAAATCGCTTGTACCCCGCAGCGCCTCGGTCCTGACGTCACCGAATCACGGTCACGCCGCCTCGCGCGACGGTGAGCTCGAGCGTAGCGGACGGTGGCAGGAGTGAGCACGCTCGTGCACTGCTGCAGCTGGGACGCCCGATACCGGCGTCCTGTCGCCGCCCGACACACCATCGCCTGCCACCGCTGCACACTGCCGAACGCTGCCTCTGATCGACGGGCCGCAGGCACACGGGGTGCACCATGCCTGACCGTGTGCCGGCCGTAGCCGATCTGCTGCGGTTCATCGACACCGAAGGACCCGTGCTCGGATCGCTGTGCACGGGCATGGCCGGGCTCGACCCCGGTGTCGCGGCCGCGCTCGGTGGCCGGATTGCCTGGTACTGCGAGGTCGACCCGCACGCGTCCGCGATTCTCGCCGCTCACGTGCCGGACGCACCAAACCTCGGTGACCTCCGCGCTGTCGATTTCACCGCCATCGAGACCGTCGACGTGCTCACGGCGGGATTTCCGTGTCAGGACATCTCCGCGGCCGGTCGGCGCGCGGCTATCGAGAAAGGTGCTCGCAGTGGACTGTGGCACACCATCCTGGACGTCATTCGCCTACTGGGACCCCGGCTCGTCGTCGTGGAGAACGTCGCCGCCCTCCGATGGCGAAACGGCGGCCTCGACCGCGTACTCGCAGACTTGGCCGAAGCGGGGTATGACGCGGTCTGGCGTTGCTTACGAGCCGCCGACATCGGCGCCGCCCACCGCCGCGAACGCGTGTTCTTGTGTACCGTCCCCGGCGCGGGACGGGATGCGGATGATGCCCACTCCGCAGGCCCGCGACGGCGAACCCCGCGGCCCGGTCGATCCAGCACACAGGCGTGCGGGCGGGCATCAGGTGAACCTCAATGACGCGGTCGACTCGGTCGTCCGACAGACTCAGTTGCTGCCAACACCGACGGCGGCGGACGCGAAGAACTGCACCCACACGACCCATGACGGCGGACCATCTCTTCCTGACCACGCCCGCGCGCTTGACACACTGACATCCCCTGCGGACGCAACATGCTGCGCGGCAACGCAAATTCGGGGGATGCGTAGCTGTCTTTCCCCTGGTGCGCGGGGCCCAATACCGACGCCGACCGCGCACGACGGTTCTTCCAACGCAATCTCCACTACGTCACGACAAGGAGGCCCGTCTCGCGTGGACACCCCACGACTGCTGCCGACCCCGCGGGCGACCGACGGTACCAAGGGCTGTCCCGCCCAGCGCGGCTCGAAGGGCGATCTGATGCTGCCCTCGGTCGTCATCGCCGTCACCACGCCCCACCGAAGCCCGCGCGCGGAAGAAGGTGAGTGACCGTGGCAATCGCCAACGCACCATGCGCCCGCCGCATCGCACGCGGTGAACCCGGGCCCGCGACATGGGGCGACTACGCCGCCACCGTGCACCGCTGGAACCTCATCACCGGCCGACCCGCTCCATACCCGACTCAGCCCGGGCGGCACGGACGACCCGCACTCGCGCCGCCATTCGTCGAATGGCTCATGGGGCTTTCCGTCGAGCTCCCAAATGATCACGAGGTCTCACTGGTCTCGTTTGCCCAGCCGAGAGGGCATGCCGTTCGTCAATGTTCGTGCGCGACATGTGTTGCGGACCGTTGGAGCGAGGGTCGTGTGGCGTCGGCGGTGCCGCGACGGTCATGGGGCTTGTTCGACGTCGCACTCGTCGATCCAGCGGGCGAGAACGCTGAGGGCGGCGAGTTGTTCGAGTGCCTTCTGCTCGTCCCAGTCGGCTCCGTGTTCGTGCGCAGCGGGGTTACGGATGCCGGCGAAACACCCCTCGGCGAACGGCCGCAGCGCCCGGTTACGACTCTTGACTGTTTGGTCGTTAGGATCACCGGGCAGTCGCAGGTATTTCTGACCGGACTTCGCCTTGTCGGTGAAGACCTGGTTCATCAGGTCGTTGTCCGCGATATCGCGGCGCCCCACCTCGTCCTGCGTGTGGGCGTTGATGGCTGTCGCGGCGGCCCGGACGGCCTCGCGGTGGTGCTTGCTGTCCCAGAACGTGCGGGCGGCATCCCAGACCCATGGATGGAACTGGTCGGCCGGAAGGGTCGGAGCGTCGGGTGCGAGATTGGCAGCCCATTCGTCCATGCGATCGAGAATGCCGAGCCCGCGTTGCGCGGCGGCACGAGCGTCTTCCTTGCCGCCCATCGTCTCGAACTTGAACTCGGCCAGGGTGGGGTCGAGATGCTTGAGTACTTCCTTCACGGTTGGCTCACGCTGCCGAAGTTCGTTCAATGCTGCCGTCCGCGGACCAACGATGCGGGCAGTGCGCGGCCCGGTGGGTGCTATGCCAGGCGGACCCTGCAAGGAGAAGTACTTTTCAAGCAGCGCCAGATACTCGGTGAGCTGGTCGCGCATCCACTGCCGGTTCATGCAGCGACTGTAGGTGACCCTTCGAGCCCACCTGCCGCGATGGGCGCCGTAGTGGTGCCCGAACCGAGGTGGTCTCGATGAACACGGCGAGTCCAGTGATCGGTTCCTTGTGCACCGGCTATGGCGGCCTGGACATGGGAGCGCTGACCGCGTTCGGCGATGGCCGCATCGCCTGGGTGGCCGACCCGGATCCGCACGTGCGCACGGTGCTTGCCGCACGGTGGCCGGACGTGCCGAACCTGGGCGACATCCGAGAGGTCGACTGGTCGGCCGTCGAGCCGGTAGACGTGGTCACGGCGGGGTTCCCCTGCCAGGACATCTCGGCGGCTGGGCGGCGGGCAGGCATCCGCACCGGCACCCGCAGCGGCTTGTGGCATCACGTCGCCCGCGCGATCGGCTCGCTGCGGCCCGCGCTGGTTGTGGTGGAGAACGTCGCGGCGTTGCGCTGGCGCGCCGGAGGGCTCGACATCGTGCTCGGCGACTTGGCCGACGCCGGCTACGCCTGCGTGTGGAACAGCGTCCGCGCCAGCGATGTCGGCGCCGCTCACCGCCGAGAGAGGGTCTTCATCCTCGCCTGGCCGCAGGACAACTCGGCGAACGCTGCGTCAGGCACGCGGGCCGGCAGCCGCTCCGGTGACGCGGCGACGGTCTCATGGGGCCAGTACGAAGCCGCGATCCGGCGATGGGAAGCAATCCTGGGCAGGTCTGCGCCGCATCCGACCGAGCCCGGCCGGCATGGCAGGCCGGTGTTGTCCGGCCGCTTCGTCGAGTTCCTGATGGGCCTCGACGATGGCTTTGTGTCCGGTCTGGACATTCCACGAACCGCGCAACTGCGGGTCCTGGGGAATGGGGTCGTGCCACGGCAGGCGTCCCACGCGATCCGCGCGTTGCTGGCTGACCGCGCGGCCGACGTCGGCCGCGATCGCGACGGGAGCGGGCGGCATGACCGAGTCGACATGCACCTCGGCTATTGACGTGCGCTCACGGCCGGGCCGGGAAGTGCTTGAGCAGGAACCGCGCGAGCGCGGTGCACAGCTGCATCCGGATGCGCGCTTCGTCCGCGTTGGACAGGCCAGGGTGCGGGCCGTTGGAGTGCAGGATGTTCCAGATGCCGTGGAGCATGCGTCCGCCGTCGTTCTCGGGCAACGGCTGGCCGACCACAGCTGGCGGTCGACCACCCGGGGTGTAGAGGGTGTTGATGGCCGCGCCGCCTTGCCCCGATCGTCCGTTGTCTGTGTAGCCGGTGTGGTCGGCTGCGAGGTGCTTGACCAGGCTCTCGACCATGTTGCGGAGTTGTCGGTTCGAGGCGGGGTGGTCCTGGTCGGTGAAGTTGTCCACGGCCGACCGGTAGTGCACGAGCGCTTCGGTGTATCCCCGTTGGTCCAGCTCAGCTTCCAGCGCGGTGATCTCGGTACCCACCGGAACCGCGTCCGGGTCGATGGGCAGCAGCCGACATTCGCGGTTGCCGTGCAGGTCGGGATCACCAACTCGAAGCTCGTAGCCGTCGCTGAGCAGCGACTCGTGCAACGCGGACAATGTCGATTCTGCGTAGCCGCGCCGAGCCACGCGCTCTGCCCCGAGCCGAACGATCTCCAAAAGGGCATCGTGCGCCTCCCGATTGCCGGTCCTGGCTTGTTCGTGGGCCGCCAGCAGCGGAGTGCGCAACGTCTCTTGCCTGTTGGGGCCGGAGGTTCCGTGGTCGATCAGTTCCGTCGGGTCCAACTCGGCGGCCTCGTAAAGACCGGACTGCATCAGCAGATCTCGCAGGTCGGACTTGCTCAGGTAGCTGTTTCCGGCCGCCGTGATGAGGTGTCCCAAGGTTCTGGTCGACAAGGTGTTCACACCGGTCAGTATCGCTCCGGCGAGCGGGGATGTTGCACCTGGGATTCTGTTGAGCTCGGCCATGAGCCGCCGGTTGGTTTCGCGGGCGGCGGCGAGTTCTTCGTCGCGTTCTTCGAGTGCGCGGGTGAGGTCGAGGACGGTCTGGCGTTGCTTGTCGATCTCGGCTTGCAGGGCGGCGGCGTTGGTGGGTGCGCCGAGCCCGCCGCGTTCGAAGGCTTGTTGGCCGATGAGGTCGGAAAGCCGGTCCTCCAGGTCGCGGATGTGCTGGGCCTGCCAGTGGTTCTGGGCGCGCAGGTTGGCGTTCTCGGCCAGCACCGAGCGGTGGCTGATCGCGGTGGACGCGGGCGACGGTGCTGTGAGCGCCCGGCTGGCGGCGTCGAGCACGGCCGCGTGCAGGTCGGAGTGGCGGTGGATGAACGACCGGTGCAGGCGTGCCTGCGCCGCGACCGCCGAGATGGTGATCTCGGAGCCATCGGCCGTCATGTCGGCCAGCGCTTGGTGCACCCGCTGCTGGCGGTGGTTGACGTCGCGCCGGCGGGCCTTGGCCAGCGCCGTGGGCGTGGTGGGTTCGGTCATGGCGTGTTCACCGGGTCTCGGGGGGTGGGCGGATGCTGGGCATGCCGAGGGTGACCGTTTGCCGGGTCTTGCGGATCACGCTGATCGTGGACGCGGCCCGCAACGGGTAACGACGAGACCCCGCTCGGTCCGCTGACTTCCACGATCAGGGTCGCACCAAGGAGGAGGTTTCATGCACGCTCTCAACCGGCCCACCCACGACAGTCTCGACTCGACCACCACGACCGCGTGCCCACCGGCGTGGTCGCGCGAGCAGCTGCGGGAACTGGGAGTCACCACCGACCTGATGACCGCCGCGCGGATTCTCGGTATTGGCCGCACGACCGCATACAAGCTCGCCCGTGCTGGAACCTTCCCGGTGCCAGCGGTGCGCATCGGCCGCACCTACCGCATCGCCGTCGCTCCATTGCTCGAGCTACTCGGCTTGGTGGACAAAGAGCCTCATAGCTGACGCTTCCCCTCCGCACGCACTGGAGCGTCCATAGCTGCTGTCCGAACGCACAGCCCACGGATTGCGGGAGAGGAAAATCCGCGATGACAGCACGCGCCTTCAAGGGAACCACTTACAAACGCTGCACCTGCACAGACCCCGCCACCAAGAAACAACTCGGCCCCGGATGCCCAAAACTCAAGCGCAGTAACGGGGCATGGAGTTCCAACCACGGAAGCTGGTCCTTTCAAGCCGAACTTCCCAAACGCCATGACGGCACCCGTCGCACCCGAAGGCGGCACGGGTTCGCCTCCCAGACAGACGCGCAGGCCGAACTGGACAAGATCGCGGCCCTCATCGAGCTCGGCACCGGACGCGGCGGCGCCGTGCTCACCTCCATCGGCGACCTGATCGAAAACCGGCTGAGCGCTGGCGAACCCTTCCCCTCACCCGAGGAAGTCGTCAAGCAGCTGGACCAGGGGGCCACCAGCCTCGGCGAGATGCCCACGGTCGGCGAATGGCTGCAGAGCTGGGTCATCACACGGAAGAAAATCCGGGAAGGAACACGAATCGGCTACCGATCCCACATCCGGCACTGGCTGATCCCGCACCTGGGCCATTACCGGCTCGACGTGCTCACTGTCGAGCACATCTCCCGGATGTTCGACGCGATGGCCGAACGCAACGACACCATCTCCGCCGCCAAGGAAAGCGACGACCCCGAGATCCGTAAGAGCGTGCACGGCATGCGGATCACGGGCGCGGCCACCATGCAGCGTTACCGAGCCACCCTGCGCGCCGCGCTGAATGCCGCCATCCGGGCCCAGAAGATCACTTTCAACCCCGCATCCTACGTCGAGCTGCCCTCCGGGCGTCGCCCGAAAGCCCTGTTGTGGACACCGGACCGGGTCGAGCGGTGGCGGCGCACCGGACAGAAACCGTCCCGGGTCATGGTGTGGACACCCGAGCAGATCGGCCG encodes:
- a CDS encoding TRM11 family SAM-dependent methyltransferase, producing MSHQHLPTSTNTAGTGSVVEHGDEPTMPIASALIDTLDAAADPTTAAAQTPTEGDPPGATGATDTCELPLSVWATAQASPAGQRKGRYVADSTAHPAKMLPAVAAHAIHQYTRPGELVFDPMAGSGTTLVEAIDAGRRAIGVEYEPHWVGIARANLDLARQRGHDHDAEVVHGDARQLPFLLPEKYRGQVALVVTSPPYGPSTHGQVVTAATDSPDGKVHKFHHRYGSALDRGNLANVGHHRLLAGFTRILAGCAAVLRPGGHVAITVRPWREHSELIDLPSQIVACARAAGLVPVERCVALLARVADRQLVARGSFFQRDFIRKQREQGLPLHLIAHEDVVVLRKSLVPRSASVLTSPNHGHAASRDGELERSGRWQE
- a CDS encoding DNA cytosine methyltransferase — translated: MPDRVPAVADLLRFIDTEGPVLGSLCTGMAGLDPGVAAALGGRIAWYCEVDPHASAILAAHVPDAPNLGDLRAVDFTAIETVDVLTAGFPCQDISAAGRRAAIEKGARSGLWHTILDVIRLLGPRLVVVENVAALRWRNGGLDRVLADLAEAGYDAVWRCLRAADIGAAHRRERVFLCTVPGAGRDADDAHSAGPRRRTPRPGRSSTQACGRASGEPQ
- a CDS encoding TIGR02391 family protein — its product is MNRQWMRDQLTEYLALLEKYFSLQGPPGIAPTGPRTARIVGPRTAALNELRQREPTVKEVLKHLDPTLAEFKFETMGGKEDARAAAQRGLGILDRMDEWAANLAPDAPTLPADQFHPWVWDAARTFWDSKHHREAVRAAATAINAHTQDEVGRRDIADNDLMNQVFTDKAKSGQKYLRLPGDPNDQTVKSRNRALRPFAEGCFAGIRNPAAHEHGADWDEQKALEQLAALSVLARWIDECDVEQAP
- a CDS encoding DNA cytosine methyltransferase, whose protein sequence is MNTASPVIGSLCTGYGGLDMGALTAFGDGRIAWVADPDPHVRTVLAARWPDVPNLGDIREVDWSAVEPVDVVTAGFPCQDISAAGRRAGIRTGTRSGLWHHVARAIGSLRPALVVVENVAALRWRAGGLDIVLGDLADAGYACVWNSVRASDVGAAHRRERVFILAWPQDNSANAASGTRAGSRSGDAATVSWGQYEAAIRRWEAILGRSAPHPTEPGRHGRPVLSGRFVEFLMGLDDGFVSGLDIPRTAQLRVLGNGVVPRQASHAIRALLADRAADVGRDRDGSGRHDRVDMHLGY
- a CDS encoding helix-turn-helix domain-containing protein, giving the protein MHALNRPTHDSLDSTTTTACPPAWSREQLRELGVTTDLMTAARILGIGRTTAYKLARAGTFPVPAVRIGRTYRIAVAPLLELLGLVDKEPHS
- a CDS encoding tyrosine-type recombinase/integrase, with protein sequence MTARAFKGTTYKRCTCTDPATKKQLGPGCPKLKRSNGAWSSNHGSWSFQAELPKRHDGTRRTRRRHGFASQTDAQAELDKIAALIELGTGRGGAVLTSIGDLIENRLSAGEPFPSPEEVVKQLDQGATSLGEMPTVGEWLQSWVITRKKIREGTRIGYRSHIRHWLIPHLGHYRLDVLTVEHISRMFDAMAERNDTISAAKESDDPEIRKSVHGMRITGAATMQRYRATLRAALNAAIRAQKITFNPASYVELPSGRRPKALLWTPDRVERWRRTGQKPSRVMVWTPEQIGRFLDQAEGHPYYALFHLIAYRGLRRGEACGLPWWNIDLPNQSITISTALVQIGWQAEFGEPKSEASGRIIALDEATTLVLRRQKKHQNELRAAAGAAWVEHELVCTEPDGSPLHPAKLTDAFHAIADAAELPPVRLHDLRHGAATLMLAAGADLKVVQELLGHSTIAVTADTYSHVLPELARETAEAAASIVPRNRRRNRPTAA